A genomic region of Hypomesus transpacificus isolate Combined female chromosome 19, fHypTra1, whole genome shotgun sequence contains the following coding sequences:
- the lins1 gene encoding protein Lines homolog 1, whose amino-acid sequence MNSIVLSLNDAYRSLLIGASPNITAQEFASTMSLCVSKSQKQCCESVPLPDRDAECSDQPREPFNSPEFYDNGVDEIPCIALTLMEKIFFKMTCQSWSQETQHYFSMVYRILLQEFGIMSNLIDIFRTKDLLKSHLAAKCASACVSVQLRSSENLPVNPIWERKCLQVFLNPNPGPELDACLWSLQDVIKTLLKQPQGDSGALQKLLASFDPALSSLCSKLLPGSDVDQTDGALYSSSTADWGTTLCTLLDLLEVLTASRVRSGSRGCFLSQRLAHTRASGLLRIVTCPLDYFVIKRVMLLLKRVLLEKAGEDMALANGPAPGPTDRHICGDMNTLTSDVLQAVHAAWLQGVPVESGSGFFSGTRPACDGGGDRPDYVMLRAVSLVLLKSLDYKTKSGSGTGVDPSMDVPGCLQGLLLFLNQRGVQLHQPCHPCTWVSVVFGEQDDDMMETAKTLLSLHLHHNRVSSETDGFAGASNTASCSTGCNPHCHFLSLLQSVSFDHCILLDFLISTETCFLEYLVRYLKHLQGDREGFSEACLKMEALDWRQRLDSLGEDLHRSSLAPCSSVSPLGLVQPNPVPPLRLVDYGSSDESETEEMDVSDTPRRATGLEACSSESRPRLGGLNLSQGDKREPSYSLGHTHEGPQLSGSTQCFQTTPDCKKQPERGSQPRMDPDRGQGWSLPGPGWRLRTLGPAQDRHHGDLDRRAFTCLSELRAVIARLQKRNLFPYNPTSLLKLLTKIETESVFHH is encoded by the exons ATGAACTCTATTGTACTCTCTCTAAATGATGCCTACCGGAGTTTACTGATTGGAGCATCGCCTAACATAACTGCACAAGAGTTTGCGTCAACAATGTCCTTGTGTGTTAGTAAATCACAAAAACAGTGTTGTGAATCAGTGCCTCTGCCGGACAGGGATGCTGAGTGTTCAGATCAACCCAGAGAACCTTTCAATTCACCAGAGTTTTATGATAATGGCGTCGATGAGATACCCTGCATTGCTCTGACGCTGATGGAGAAAATCTTTTTCAAAATGACATGTCAAAGCTGGTCTCAAGAAACACAACATTATTTCAGTATGGTGTACAGAATATTATTGCAAGAGTTTGGTATTATGTCAAATCTT ATCGATATTTTCCGAACCAAGGATCTGTTGAAATCTCATCTTGCTGCAAAGTGTGCATCAGCATGTGTTTCTGTTCAGTTGCGCTCCTCTGAGAACTTG CCTGTCAATCCCATTTGGGAGAGGAAATGTCTGCAAGTGTTTCTGAACCCCAATCCAGGACCTGAGTTGGATGCCTGCCTATGGTCTCTCCAAGACGTCATTAAAACACTGCTTAAACAGCCACAGGGCGATAGTG GGGCTTTGCAGAAGCTTCTTGCATCCTTTGACCCAGCCCTGTCATCATTGTGCTCTAAGCTTCTCCCTGGAAGTGATGTGGATCAGACAGACGGTGCTTTATACTCCAGCAGCACTGCAGACTGGGGGACCACGCTGTGCACTCTACTAGACCTACTGGAGGTGCTCACAGCGTCCAGGGTCAGATCAGGGTCTCGTGGCTGTTTCCTGAGTCAGAGGCTGGCTCACACGCGGGCCTCCGGGCTGCTGAGGATAGTCACGTGTCCGCTGGACTACTTTGTGATCAAGCGAGTGATGCTGCTCCTGAAGAGGGTGCTGCTGGAGAAAGCCGGGGAAGACATGGCTTTAGCGAACGGACCAGCCCCCGGGCCCACGGATCGTCACATCTGCGGAGACATGAACACGCTAACTTCGGATGTGTTGCAGGCGGTGCATGCTGCTTGGTTACAGGGCGTTCCGGTGGAGTCAGGGTCTGGGTTCTTCAGTGGGACAAGGCCGGCCTGTGATGGAGGCGGTGACCGCCCCGATTATGTCATGCTGAGAGCTGTTAGTCTGGTTCTACTGAAATCCCTGGATTACAAGACCAAATCAGGAAGTGGCACAG gtgttgaTCCTAGCATGGATGTGCCAGGGTGTCTGCAAGGCTTGTTGTTGTTCCTGAACCAGCGAGGGGTCCAGCTGCACCAGCCTTGTCATCCTTGCACCTGGGTCTCTGTGGTGTTTGGAGAGCAGGATGATGACATGATGGAGACAGCCAAAACCTTACTCTCACTACACCTCCACCACAACAG AGTCTCCTCTGAGACGGATGGGTTTGCTGGTGCTTCAAATACTGCTTCCTGTTCCACCGGCTGCAACCcccactgccacttcctgtcgcTCCTCCAAAGTGTCTCCTTTGACCACTGCATCCTCCTGGACTTCCTCATCTCCACGGAAACCTGCTTCCTGGAGTACTTGGTGCGCTACCTGAAACACCTGCAGGGGGACCGGGAAGGTTTCTCTGAGGCCTGTCTGAAGATGGAGGCACTGGACTGGAGACAGAGGCTGGACAGCTTGGGAGAGGACCTCCACCGGTCGTCACTTGCCCCCTGTAGCAGTGTGTCTCCGCTGGGCCTAGTCCAGCCTAACCCAGTCCCTCCTCTCCGTCTGGTGGACTATGGAAGCTCAGATGAGTCAGAGACTGAGGAGATGGATGTCTCAGACACACCAAGGAGGGCCACAGGGCTGGAAGCCTGCAGCTCAGAGAGCAGGCCAAGGCTTGGCGGCCTCAATCTGTCACAGGGTGATAAGAGGGAACCGTCTTACTCTTTGGGGCATACTCATGAAGGACCCCAGCTATCAGGCTCCACACAGTGTTTTCAGACCACACCTGACTGCAAAAAACAACCAGAGAGGGGATCACAGCCTAGAATGGATCCAGACCGTGGACAAGGGTGGAGTCTGCCAGGTCCAGGATGGAGGCTCAGGACCCTTGGCCCTGCCCAAGACAGACATCATGGGGACCTTGACAGAAGGGCATTCACCTGTCTGTCCGAGCTCAGAGCTGTGATAGCCAGGCTGCAGAAGAGGAATCTCTTTCCCTATAATCCCACCTCGCTCCTCAAACTACTGACTAAGATTGAGACAGAAAGTGTTTTTCATCATTGA